One genomic segment of Caldimonas brevitalea includes these proteins:
- a CDS encoding branched-chain amino acid ABC transporter permease, whose amino-acid sequence MDVLLQILFSGVAVGMIYAVIAFGYQLTFATSGTLNFGQGEALAVGALIGLTLAAHLGYWPMLPLVLLAGALYGIGVERLAVRPALKIKSEGWIMATIALGIIMKNVAENVWGKDDVKFPSPVPEMPLQLAGANVMPMELVVVAGALALMAAVELFNRRSIYGKAVVATAADRDAAGLMGIHTGHVITFSYALSCATAAFAGVLVAPLTLTGASMGASLGLKAFAVAIIGGLTSGLGVIAGGLILGLAETLTGFYVSTGYKDVPGLVLLLVVLAVKPAGLFGKTAIKKV is encoded by the coding sequence ATGGACGTGCTCCTGCAGATCCTCTTCAGCGGTGTCGCCGTCGGCATGATCTACGCGGTCATCGCCTTCGGCTACCAGCTGACCTTCGCCACCTCGGGCACCCTCAACTTCGGCCAGGGCGAGGCGCTGGCGGTGGGGGCGCTGATCGGGCTGACCCTGGCGGCCCACCTCGGCTACTGGCCGATGCTGCCGCTGGTGCTGCTGGCCGGCGCGCTCTACGGCATCGGGGTGGAGCGGCTGGCGGTGCGCCCGGCCCTCAAGATCAAGTCCGAGGGCTGGATCATGGCGACGATCGCGCTGGGCATCATCATGAAAAACGTCGCCGAGAACGTCTGGGGCAAGGACGACGTGAAGTTCCCGTCGCCGGTGCCCGAGATGCCGCTGCAGCTGGCCGGTGCCAACGTGATGCCGATGGAGCTGGTGGTCGTGGCCGGCGCGCTCGCGCTGATGGCGGCGGTGGAGCTGTTCAACCGCCGCTCCATCTACGGCAAGGCGGTGGTGGCGACCGCCGCCGACCGCGACGCGGCGGGGCTGATGGGCATCCACACCGGCCACGTCATCACCTTCTCGTATGCCTTGTCCTGCGCCACCGCGGCCTTCGCCGGCGTGCTGGTCGCGCCGCTGACCCTGACCGGGGCCAGCATGGGCGCATCGCTCGGCTTGAAGGCCTTCGCGGTGGCCATCATCGGCGGGCTGACCTCGGGGCTGGGTGTCATCGCGGGCGGGTTGATCCTCGGGCTCGCCGAGACCCTCACCGGTTTTTATGTCTCCACCGGCTACAAGGATGTGCCGGGGCTGGTCTTGCTGCTGGTGGTGCTGGCGGTCAAGCCGGCCGGGCTGTTCGGCAAGACGGCGATCAAGAAGGTCTGA
- a CDS encoding ABC transporter permease subunit, producing MKHLSTRTLLGGLALAALAAFPVAVPNPYYLHLAMVIAIYAIVLFGLDIVVGYTGEVSLGHAGLFGIGAYAGGVLFAKLGLPFWLALPGAIVLTAGCGALLALPALRVTGPYLAMVTLAFGTIVQILLNEMEWLTQGPQGLPVPKPSWFGHRMGQLEYYYLVIGLALLAGVVVHRLLNSHIGRAFEALRGSPVACDCMGVSVYRNKVLAFVISAAFAGLAGALFACSEEYIAPATFNFELTILFLLALTLGGRKTRTGPVIGAAIVVLLPNLLSDVVLFRGLTVALAAAVGLYAGQALLRRRASLPQLAAPLAGLLAFVVFAFALEDIAEHRLTIFGLLILSVVYYLPDGIMGPVRALIRRWSPAAVSVRRAGGAPRSTVAVVPRAAAKGTGSGAPLLEARGVLMQFGGLKALNEVDLLVAPGVVHGLIGPNGSGKSTMMNVLTGLYAPTRGSVSFEGHPLAGCSPSEIALAGIARTFQNVQLFGEMTALENVLVGLHHTSRATLLDVVLRSRRWREEERGARARAAALLDFVGLAGLEAEEARNLPYGQMRLLEIARALALAPRVLLLDEPAAGLPPAELPQLVAMIRKIRDLGIAVILIEHHMDVVMSLCDRVTVLDFGQKIAEGAPAEVQRHPKVIEAYLGATAHEPPAAVPQSAIA from the coding sequence ATGAAACATCTGTCCACCCGCACGCTGCTCGGCGGCCTGGCACTGGCCGCGCTGGCGGCCTTCCCCGTGGCCGTCCCCAATCCCTACTATTTGCACCTGGCGATGGTGATCGCCATCTACGCCATCGTGCTGTTCGGCCTGGACATCGTGGTCGGCTACACCGGCGAGGTCTCGCTGGGCCATGCCGGCCTGTTCGGCATCGGCGCCTATGCGGGCGGCGTGTTGTTCGCCAAGCTGGGGCTGCCGTTCTGGCTCGCGCTGCCCGGGGCGATCGTGTTGACCGCCGGCTGCGGCGCCTTGCTCGCCCTGCCGGCACTGCGCGTCACCGGCCCCTACCTGGCGATGGTCACGCTGGCATTCGGCACCATCGTGCAGATCCTGCTCAACGAGATGGAATGGCTCACGCAGGGCCCGCAGGGCCTGCCGGTGCCCAAGCCCAGCTGGTTCGGCCACCGCATGGGCCAGCTGGAGTACTACTACCTGGTGATCGGTCTGGCGCTGCTGGCCGGGGTGGTCGTGCACCGGCTGCTCAACTCGCACATCGGGCGCGCCTTCGAGGCCCTGCGCGGCAGCCCGGTGGCTTGCGACTGCATGGGCGTTTCGGTCTACCGCAACAAGGTGCTGGCCTTCGTCATCAGCGCGGCCTTCGCGGGGCTGGCGGGGGCGCTGTTCGCATGTTCGGAGGAATACATCGCGCCGGCCACCTTCAACTTCGAGCTGACGATACTGTTCCTGCTCGCGCTCACGCTGGGCGGGCGCAAGACCCGCACCGGCCCGGTGATCGGCGCCGCCATCGTGGTGCTGCTGCCCAACCTGTTGTCGGACGTGGTGCTGTTCCGCGGGTTGACGGTGGCCCTTGCGGCGGCCGTGGGGCTGTATGCCGGCCAAGCGCTGCTGCGCCGCCGCGCCAGCCTGCCGCAGCTTGCGGCGCCGCTGGCCGGGCTGCTTGCCTTCGTGGTGTTCGCCTTCGCGCTGGAAGACATCGCCGAGCACCGCCTGACGATCTTCGGCCTGCTGATCCTCTCGGTCGTCTACTACCTGCCGGACGGCATCATGGGCCCGGTGCGAGCCCTGATCCGGCGTTGGAGCCCGGCCGCTGTGTCCGTGCGTCGCGCCGGCGGCGCGCCCCGCAGCACGGTGGCGGTGGTGCCGCGGGCGGCCGCGAAGGGCACAGGCAGCGGGGCGCCGCTGCTCGAGGCCCGTGGCGTGCTGATGCAGTTCGGCGGCCTGAAGGCGCTCAACGAGGTCGACCTGTTGGTCGCGCCCGGCGTCGTGCACGGTCTGATTGGGCCCAACGGCTCGGGCAAGAGCACGATGATGAACGTGCTGACGGGCCTCTACGCGCCGACCCGCGGCAGCGTCAGTTTCGAGGGGCACCCCCTGGCCGGTTGCAGTCCGTCGGAGATCGCACTGGCCGGCATCGCACGCACCTTCCAGAACGTGCAGCTGTTCGGCGAGATGACGGCGCTGGAGAACGTGCTGGTCGGCCTGCACCACACCTCGCGCGCCACGCTGCTCGACGTGGTGCTGCGCAGCCGCCGCTGGCGCGAGGAAGAGCGCGGCGCACGCGCCCGTGCCGCGGCGCTGCTCGACTTCGTGGGCCTGGCTGGGCTGGAGGCCGAGGAGGCCCGCAACCTGCCATACGGCCAGATGCGGCTGCTGGAGATCGCCCGCGCGCTGGCGCTGGCACCGCGGGTGTTGCTGCTGGACGAGCCGGCTGCGGGCCTGCCGCCGGCCGAGCTGCCGCAGCTGGTCGCGATGATCCGCAAGATCCGCGACCTCGGCATCGCCGTGATCCTGATCGAGCACCACATGGATGTCGTGATGAGCCTATGCGACCGCGTCACGGTGCTCGATTTCGGCCAGAAGATCGCCGAGGGGGCGCCCGCCGAGGTGCAGCGGCATCCCAAGGTGATCGAAGCCTACCTTGGTGCGACGGCCCACGAGCCGCCCGCCGCCGTCCCGCAATCCGCGATCGCCTAG
- a CDS encoding ABC transporter ATP-binding protein has protein sequence MLKIDNLRAGYGGTDVLHGISLDVPQGRVVSLIGSNGAGKTTTMRAISGMVKPRAGSVRLNGVDVAGLDAYRVARLGLAHSPEGRRVFPTLTVADNLLLGAFPRLTGSRPRGDVQGDLARAMELFPRLMERRLQLAGTLSGGEQQMLAMARAVMLDPDVVLLDEPSMGLAPVLVDEVFRIIRRLRERGTTMLLVEQFAAAALEVSDYAYVLENGRIAVHGPAEQLKHDPAVRAAYLGGVH, from the coding sequence ATGCTGAAGATCGACAACCTGCGTGCCGGCTACGGCGGCACCGACGTGCTGCACGGCATCTCGCTGGACGTGCCGCAAGGCCGGGTGGTGAGCCTGATCGGCTCCAACGGCGCCGGCAAGACGACCACCATGCGCGCCATCTCCGGCATGGTCAAGCCGCGGGCCGGCTCGGTGCGGCTCAACGGGGTGGACGTGGCCGGCCTCGACGCCTACCGCGTCGCACGGCTGGGCCTCGCGCACTCGCCCGAGGGCCGACGGGTGTTCCCGACCTTGACGGTGGCCGACAACCTGCTGCTCGGCGCCTTCCCGCGACTCACCGGCAGCCGGCCGCGCGGCGACGTGCAGGGCGACCTGGCGCGTGCGATGGAGCTGTTCCCGCGGTTGATGGAGCGGCGCTTGCAACTGGCCGGCACGCTCTCGGGTGGTGAGCAGCAGATGCTCGCGATGGCGCGTGCCGTGATGCTCGACCCCGACGTGGTGCTGCTCGACGAACCGTCGATGGGCCTCGCGCCGGTGCTGGTCGACGAAGTGTTCCGCATCATCCGCCGGCTGCGCGAGCGCGGCACCACGATGCTGCTGGTCGAGCAGTTCGCCGCTGCCGCGCTCGAGGTCAGCGACTACGCCTACGTGCTCGAGAACGGGCGCATCGCGGTGCACGGCCCGGCCGAGCAGCTGAAACACGACCCGGCCGTACGGGCCGCCTACCTCGGGGGGGTGCACTGA